The Crocinitomicaceae bacterium genome includes a region encoding these proteins:
- a CDS encoding DUF1684 domain-containing protein, which translates to MRFYLLIILIPLTEAAFSQKDSSFYRDEFFHFWQEQDAHFKSKELSPLPKKMRKKFPGHQHFNFSINYVVTAHFERIESTDTIIMKTSADTEKKYVHYALVRFSLHDAPCSLYVYQSLSLREIEEYKNHLFIPFRDATNGNETYGAGRYIDLLIPNSDSIVINFNHAYNPYCAYTDGYFCPIPPKENTLKIEIKAGAKIPLETANH; encoded by the coding sequence ATGCGCTTTTACCTTCTGATTATTCTCATTCCGCTAACCGAAGCAGCATTTTCTCAAAAAGACTCGTCGTTTTACCGCGACGAGTTTTTTCATTTTTGGCAAGAGCAAGATGCACATTTCAAGAGTAAAGAATTATCACCATTGCCGAAAAAAATGCGGAAAAAATTTCCCGGCCATCAGCATTTCAATTTTAGTATCAACTATGTGGTAACGGCGCACTTTGAGCGCATTGAAAGTACAGATACAATTATCATGAAAACCTCTGCAGATACTGAAAAAAAATACGTGCACTATGCACTCGTTCGTTTCAGTTTACATGATGCTCCTTGTTCATTATATGTATACCAAAGTCTTTCATTGAGAGAAATTGAAGAATATAAAAATCATCTCTTCATTCCTTTCCGCGATGCAACAAACGGAAATGAAACGTATGGTGCCGGACGCTACATTGATCTTCTCATTCCGAATTCAGATTCTATTGTCATCAATTTTAACCACGCGTACAATCCTTATTGTGCTTATACTGATGGTTATTTTTGTCCGATACCCCCAAAAGAAAATACCTTGAAAATTGAAATCAAAGCCGGCGCAAAAATTCCGCTGGAAACTGCAAATCATTGA